The following coding sequences lie in one Mesorhizobium sp. NZP2298 genomic window:
- the queE gene encoding 7-carboxy-7-deazaguanine synthase, which translates to MPYAVKEIFYTLQGEGRNAGRAAVFCRFAGCNLWSGREGDRAKAFCGFCDTDFVGVDGLGGGHFDTALQLALAIEQAWRGSGAGQRLVVLTGGEPLLQIDEELLEALHSLAFEIAVETNGTIPTPAGIDWLCVSPKCNARLVLMAGDELKLVYPQIGAEPEHFEVLAFEHLLLQPMDGPEREANTAAAVAYCLANPRWRLSLQTHKFLGIP; encoded by the coding sequence ATGCCATATGCGGTCAAGGAAATTTTCTACACCCTTCAAGGTGAAGGACGAAATGCCGGGCGGGCTGCCGTATTTTGTCGTTTCGCCGGCTGTAACCTTTGGTCGGGACGTGAAGGCGACCGGGCAAAAGCATTCTGCGGATTCTGCGACACCGATTTCGTTGGGGTAGATGGCCTCGGTGGCGGACATTTTGACACCGCACTGCAGCTTGCGTTGGCGATCGAACAAGCCTGGCGCGGGTCGGGAGCTGGGCAGCGTCTTGTCGTGCTCACCGGAGGGGAACCCCTCCTCCAGATCGATGAAGAACTCCTGGAAGCGCTGCATTCCTTGGCGTTTGAAATTGCCGTGGAGACCAACGGTACCATCCCCACACCCGCCGGCATCGACTGGCTGTGCGTCAGTCCGAAATGCAATGCACGCCTCGTGCTCATGGCAGGGGACGAGCTGAAGCTTGTATATCCTCAGATTGGCGCGGAGCCCGAACATTTCGAAGTGCTCGCGTTTGAGCACCTTTTGCTTCAGCCGATGGATGGGCCGGAGCGCGAGGCGAATACGGCCGCCGCAGTGGCCTATTGTCTTGCCAACCCACGTTGGCGCTTGAGCCTTCAAACCCACAAATTTCTCGGAATCCCATGA
- the queD gene encoding 6-carboxytetrahydropterin synthase QueD: MKITQAFTFEAAHCLPRVPETHRCHRMHGHSYRVELRLEGPVDPDTGFVIDFFDVEAVFGPLLQRLDHQYLNEIEGLDNPTAENIAVWIWNQTKPLLGQMCSVTVYETPLCWAEYEG; encoded by the coding sequence ATGAAGATTACGCAAGCTTTCACCTTCGAGGCAGCGCACTGTCTTCCGCGCGTGCCAGAGACCCACCGCTGTCACCGCATGCATGGCCACTCATACCGTGTGGAACTGCGTCTGGAAGGGCCCGTCGATCCAGACACGGGCTTTGTCATCGATTTCTTCGATGTCGAGGCTGTGTTCGGACCGCTTCTGCAACGTCTCGACCATCAGTATCTGAACGAGATTGAAGGTCTCGACAATCCGACCGCGGAAAACATTGCGGTCTGGATCTGGAACCAAACCAAGCCGCTTCTTGGCCAAATGTGCTCGGTAACAGTCTATGAGACACCACTGTGCTGGGCTGAATACGAGGGTTGA
- the queC gene encoding 7-cyano-7-deazaguanine synthase QueC, which produces MQREPGTALVLFSGGQDSTTCLAWALENFERVETIGFDYGQRHRIELDVRPYLLERIRTDFPAWRGRLGGDHMIDMAVLGQISNTALTRDVEVALNANGITNTFVPGRNLLFLGFAAAIAYRMGAKHLVIGVSETDRFSYPDCRDDAIKAIQLALNLGMEKRFIIHTPLMQRDKAQTWALADWLGGEALVKLICEGSHTCYSGDREHRHRWGFGCGTCIECNLRAAGWEQFRSCKEAPVTAHEMT; this is translated from the coding sequence ATGCAAAGAGAGCCGGGAACCGCACTTGTCCTGTTCTCCGGCGGCCAGGATTCGACAACCTGCCTGGCTTGGGCGCTCGAGAACTTCGAGCGCGTCGAGACAATCGGCTTCGACTATGGGCAGCGGCATCGGATCGAGCTCGATGTGCGGCCTTACCTGCTCGAGCGCATTCGAACAGACTTTCCGGCCTGGCGCGGGCGACTAGGCGGGGACCACATGATTGACATGGCCGTGCTCGGCCAAATCAGTAATACCGCGCTCACGCGTGACGTCGAGGTCGCACTGAACGCGAACGGTATAACAAATACCTTCGTGCCTGGCCGGAACCTTCTGTTCCTCGGCTTTGCGGCCGCGATAGCTTACCGAATGGGCGCGAAACACCTCGTGATCGGCGTGTCCGAGACGGATCGTTTCAGCTACCCGGATTGTCGAGATGACGCGATTAAGGCGATTCAACTTGCCCTGAACCTTGGAATGGAGAAGCGGTTCATCATTCACACACCCCTCATGCAGCGTGACAAGGCGCAGACCTGGGCGCTGGCGGATTGGCTGGGCGGAGAGGCGCTGGTGAAGCTCATCTGCGAGGGAAGCCACACCTGCTATAGCGGAGACCGCGAGCATAGACATAGGTGGGGTTTCGGTTGCGGGACCTGCATCGAGTGTAATCTTCGGGCAGCGGGATGGGAGCAATTCCGATCCTGCAAAGAGGCACCCGTGACCGCCCATGAAATGACGTGA
- a CDS encoding XRE family transcriptional regulator, protein MTTGNLFADLGFDNSEEELRKAKLAREIRAVINRRRLNQAQTARLLAMMKQLDISAIVTRRTANSL, encoded by the coding sequence ATGACCACCGGCAACTTGTTTGCGGATTTGGGCTTTGACAATTCCGAAGAGGAATTGCGGAAAGCCAAGCTCGCCCGCGAGATCCGCGCCGTCATTAACCGTCGGCGCCTCAATCAAGCCCAAACGGCTCGGTTGCTCGCTATGATGAAGCAGCTCGACATATCTGCCATAGTCACGCGGCGAACAGCAAATTCTCTATAG